One part of the Diadema setosum chromosome 22, eeDiaSeto1, whole genome shotgun sequence genome encodes these proteins:
- the LOC140245452 gene encoding melanin-concentrating hormone receptor 2-like — MIERGINFTMTTVGYADPVAHLTFPNATQSVMSPLVLDLQRYLPCLVGIICALGLLCNGFIILLLLTFSNMKTLANTFILNLALADFFFMVTFPFLGHQMYSGQWIFGRVMCKIVVPYDTMTQFTVVFFLVVMGFDRYLAICQPIRSMHYRTIRNGRIVSLLVWLTSFLVSLPVWIYTDQIAYKVDGGTTVNLCLALARTNDSDVNGFYWWIIYTIFFDFCAPLTIIFVCYFLIIWNLWHSPLQDIRNTSRRASRKVAVLVICIVFIFVCCYLPFFIVQVIQSKLEATDGLLIAYIISWFLMYSHSTINPVVYTMLGENFRQNLPRLCRTIFRRRKTATRQSSMRTSSMYLRRSRSSLKSSNSTDGMGRIHSNGYLSVGPKITVTAQPRRLPLEDPV; from the coding sequence ATGATAGAGAGAGGAATTAACTTCACCATGACGACCGTAGGATATGCAGACCCTGTTGCTCACCTAACATTCCCCAATGCCACGCAGAGCGTGATGTCGCCACTTGTCTTAGATTTACAGCGATACCTTCCATGTCTTGTAGGAATAATCTGCGCTTTGGGTTTGCTGTGCAATGGCTTTATCATCCTACTCCTTCTTACGTTTTCTAACATGAAAACTTTGGCCAATACTTTCATTCTCAATCTCGCTCTCGCAGACTTCTTCTTCATGGTGACTTTCCCCTTTCTCGGTCACCAGATGTACAGCGGTCAGTGGATATTCGGCCGTGTGATGTGCAAGATTGTAGTCCCGTATGACACCATGACGCAATTCACCGTGGTGTTTTTCCTGGTTGTGATGGGATTCGATCGATACTTGGCAATATGCCAGCCAATACGTTCCATGCACTACCGTACAATTCGCAACGGTCGCATCGTTAGTTTGTTGGTATGGCTGACCTCTTTTCTTGTGTCTTTACCTGTCTGGATCTACACAGACCAGATTGCTTACAAAGTGGATGGTGGCACAACTGTTAACCTGTGCTTGGCACTGGCCAGGACAAATGACTCCGATGTGAACGGGTTCTATTGGTGGATTATCTACACCATCTTTTTCGACTTCTGTGCGCCTCTGACCATAATCTTTGTCTGTTACTTTCTCATCATCTGGAACCTGTGGCACAGTCCGTTGCAGGACATCCGTAACACGTCGCGGCGTGCCAGTCGCAAGGTGGCCGTGCTCGTCATCTGTATCGTGTTCATCTTCGTGTGCTGCTACCTACCGTTCTTCATCGTTCAGGTTATTCAGAGCAAGCTGGAAGCCACCGACGGACTCTTGATTGCGTACATCATCAGCTGGTTCCTCATGTACAGTCACAGCACCATCAATCCCGTCGTCTACACCATGCTCGGTGAGAACTTTCGCCAGAACCTGCCGCGACTGTGCCGCACCATTTTTCGCCGCCGGAAGACGGCCACGCGCCAGAGCAGTATGCGCACCTCGAGCATGTACCTCCGGCGTTCGAGGAGCTCGCTGAAGTCATCGAACAGTACGGATGGAATGGGGAGAATCCATAGTAATGGATACCTCAGTGTCGGTCCCAAGATTACGGTCACGGCCCAACCGAGGCGATTACCCCTGGAAGATCCTGTGTAG